CCCGACCATCCGCCGCACCACCTGGTCGACGGTCAGGTCGGCGACCGGGTCGGTCGACACCCACGTGCCGTCCCGCATCACCGTGAGCCGTTGGCACAACGAGAACACCTCGTCGAAGCGGTGGGAGATGAACAGCACGGCCGCACCCTGCTCACACAGGGCACGGGCCACCGCGAACAGCCGCTCCACCTCCACCCCGGACAACGCGGCGGTCGGTTCGTCCATCACCAGCACGCGCGCATCCAGCGACAACGCCTTGGCGATCTCGATCAACTGCTGGTCCGCGATGGACAGACCACGCGCGGGACGGTCCGGGTCGATGCGCACACCGAGCCGGTCGAACAGCCGCACCGCGTCCGCCTTCATCGCCGCCCGGTCGATACAGCCGAACCGACCCAACGGCTGCCGGCCCATGAAGATGTTCTCCGCCACCGAAAGGTCCGGGAACAGCGTCGGCTCCTGGTAGATGACCGCGATCCCGGCCGCCTGAGCCGCCGCGGGCCCGGTCAGCCGCAACTCCCGGCCGTCGAGCACGATCACGCCCGTGTCCGGCTCGTGCACACCGGCCAGCATCTTCACGATCGTCGACTTGCCCGCGCCGTTCTCCCCGACCAACGCGTGCGCCTCACCGCCGTGCAGCGGGAACGACACCTCGCGGACGGCCGCCACAGCGCCGAACGACTTGGAGACACCCCGCACCTCCAGCAGTGGAGCCGCGCGTTCCCCGCCCATTCGGCACCCCCATGACTGAAATGTTTCAAGTCAATGCTGACCTTGGAGGCTAGGCCTGGCAGGGAGGAGCGTCAACGGTTCGGCCGCGACTCCACCTGTATGCGGCACGTTTCAACCCGACTGTCGCATAAGGCCCGACATCGTCCACATCGGACGGGGGTTACGCGACCCCACCGAGTGGACGCAGGCGGGTGGAGTCCCGCACGACCAGCTCCGGCTCGAACACCCGCTGCTCGTGCACGTGGCCCACGGAATGCCGCGCCTCGGCCAGCATCAACTCCGCCGCCGTGCGACCGAGGAGTTGGCGGGGCTGGGCGACCGACGTCAGCGGCACGGCGGCGGCGGCGGCGAACTCGATGTCGTCGTAGCCGACGATCGCGAGGTCTTCGGGTACCCGAAGACCGAGCCGCACCGCCTGCTGGAGCAGGCCGAGCGCGAGCATGTCGTTGGCGCAGAACGCCGCCGTCGGACGCCTGGACACTGGCAGCCCGGCCAGTCGCTCCCCCGCCCGCCTGCCCTCGGCGACGTCGAGACGCGTCGTCTCCAGCAGGGTGAGCGGCTCGGCGTCGGCGCGGGCCAAGGCCTGCTGCGCGCCCGTGATGCGGTCCTCGACCTGGCCGATCGAGCGCGGTCCGCCGACGAACGCGATCCGGCGGTGCCCGGCGTCGAGCAGGTGGGACACGGCGAGGTCGCCGCCCAGCACGTCGTCCACCGACACCGAGCAGCGGTCCGGGCCCGCGCCGCGGTCGACGACCACGACGGGCGTGCCCCGGCCGGCCAGCGCGGCGATCCGCGGGTCGTCCGCGTCGACGGGCGTGATCAGGATGCCCTCGACCCGTTGCTGCTCCAGCAGGTCGAGGTACATGGCCTGGCGGACGCGGTCCTCGCCGCCGTCGCACAGGAACAGCGCGAGCCCGGCCGCGTCGGCCACCTGCTGCGCGCCCGCCGCGACGTCGGTGAAGAAGGGGTTGCGCGCGTCGAGGACCACGTAGGCGAGGGTGCGGCTGGTGCCGCCGCGGAGCTGCCGGGCCGACTCGTTGCGCACGAAGCCCAGCTCGGCGATCGCGTCCACCACGCGCTTGCGGGTGCGCTCGGCGACCATGTCCGGCCGGTTGAGCACGTTCGACACGGTCCCCAGGGACACCCCGGCGCGTGCGGCGACGTCCTTCATGCTCGGCGCGGCCACTCCGGCACCCCTCCTCCGTGCTCGACGCGGACGTGGGATGAAACGTCCAAGCACTGGCTTCGCGGCGAGTTTAGCAGCAGGATCGACAGTCCGACCGGTACCGGATCCGCCCTGTACAGGACCGTTGTGAAACGTTCCAAAGTGGGCTAACGTCGGTGCTGCCGGTTGACCCAGCTGTCGAGAGGAACGACGTGTGATGTCCCCACAGGAGGTGCTGTCGGGTCTCGACGGGTTCACCATCGAGGTGCCGAGCTGGGCGTACGGGAATTCCGGCACCCGGTTCAAGGTGTTCAGCACGCCGGGCACCCCGCGGGACCCGTTCGAGAAGATCGCGGACGCCGCGCGCGTGCACGCGCTGACCGGGTTGGCGCCGCGCGTGTCCCTCCACATCCCGTGGGACCGGGTCGAGGACTACGGGGCGCTGGCAGCGCACGCCGAGGAGCACGGCGTCCGGATCGGGGCGATCAACTCGAACCTGTTCCAGGACGACGACTACAAGTTCGGCTCCCTGACGCACACCGATCCGAAAGTGCGCGCCAAGGCCGTCGAGCACCACCTCGAGTGCGTCGACATCATGGCGAAGACCGGGTCGACGGACCTGAAGCTGTGGCTGCCGGACGGCACGAACTACGCGGGGCAGGCGTCGTTGCGGGCCCGGCAGGACCGACTGGCCGACTCGCTCACGCAGATCTACGCGGCGCTGGAGCCGCACCACCGGCTGCTGGTCGAGTACAAGTTCTTCGAGCCGTACTTCTACGCCATGGACATCCCGGACTGGGGCACCGCGCTGCTGCACTGCCAAGCGCTGGGCGACCGGGCGCAGGTCGTGCTGGACACCGGTCACCACGCGCCGGGCACCAACATCGAGTTCATCGTCATGCAGCTGCTGCGGGCGGGCCGGCTGGGCGCGTTCGACTTCAACTCCCGCTACTACGCCGACGACGACCTGATCGTCGGCTCCGCGGACCCGTTCCAGCTGTTCCGGATCATGGCGGAGATCGCCTCGGTGGGCGGGCACCTGCCGGAGTCCGGGGTGAACTTCATGCTCGACCAGTGCCACAACATCGAGGACAAGATCGCGGGCCAGATCCGATCGGTCCTCAACGTCGAGCAGGCACTGGCCAAGGCTCTGCTCGTGGACACGGACGCGCTGACCTCGGCGGAGGAAGCCGGCGACGTGATCGGCGCGCACGACGTGCTGATGGACGCCTTCCACACCGACGTCCGCGGCGCGCTCGCCGACCGCCGCGAGGCCCGCGGGCTGCCGCGTGACCCGATGGCCGCCTACCGCGCCTCCGGCTACGCCGCCGAGATCGCCGCCGGGCGCATCGGCGGCACGCAGGCCGCCTGGACCTGATCCCCCTCGCCACCGCTCGTCCCCGAGGAGCTTCTCCAACATGACCGACAACCCGACCGTGGCGTCGCTGGTCGCCCGCTCGAACCGGCTGGGCGC
This is a stretch of genomic DNA from Saccharothrix ecbatanensis. It encodes these proteins:
- a CDS encoding LacI family DNA-binding transcriptional regulator yields the protein MKDVAARAGVSLGTVSNVLNRPDMVAERTRKRVVDAIAELGFVRNESARQLRGGTSRTLAYVVLDARNPFFTDVAAGAQQVADAAGLALFLCDGGEDRVRQAMYLDLLEQQRVEGILITPVDADDPRIAALAGRGTPVVVVDRGAGPDRCSVSVDDVLGGDLAVSHLLDAGHRRIAFVGGPRSIGQVEDRITGAQQALARADAEPLTLLETTRLDVAEGRRAGERLAGLPVSRRPTAAFCANDMLALGLLQQAVRLGLRVPEDLAIVGYDDIEFAAAAAVPLTSVAQPRQLLGRTAAELMLAEARHSVGHVHEQRVFEPELVVRDSTRLRPLGGVA
- the rhaI gene encoding L-rhamnose isomerase — translated: MSPQEVLSGLDGFTIEVPSWAYGNSGTRFKVFSTPGTPRDPFEKIADAARVHALTGLAPRVSLHIPWDRVEDYGALAAHAEEHGVRIGAINSNLFQDDDYKFGSLTHTDPKVRAKAVEHHLECVDIMAKTGSTDLKLWLPDGTNYAGQASLRARQDRLADSLTQIYAALEPHHRLLVEYKFFEPYFYAMDIPDWGTALLHCQALGDRAQVVLDTGHHAPGTNIEFIVMQLLRAGRLGAFDFNSRYYADDDLIVGSADPFQLFRIMAEIASVGGHLPESGVNFMLDQCHNIEDKIAGQIRSVLNVEQALAKALLVDTDALTSAEEAGDVIGAHDVLMDAFHTDVRGALADRREARGLPRDPMAAYRASGYAAEIAAGRIGGTQAAWT